CGACCTGTACGCCGACGATGGGCGCTCGCCGTACGCCTCGGTCAACTTCGTCACCGCCCACGACGGCTTCACCCTGCGTGACCTGGTCTCGTACGACGCCAAGCACAACGAGGCCAACGGCGAGGACAACCGTGACGGCACCGACAACAACCGGTCGTGGAACTGCGGCGTCGAGGGCGAGACCGACGATCCGGCGATCGTCGCGCTGCGCAAGCGCCAGGCCGCCAACCTCATGCTCACCCTGTGCCTGTCGACCGGAGTCCCGATGCTCACCGCCGGCGACGAGCGGGGCCGCACCCAGCGCGGCAACAACAACGCCTACGGCCAGGACAACGAAGTGTCCTGGATGGACTGGCGCCCCGATGACGCGTGGCTGGACCTCTACGAGCTGACCAAGACCGCGTTGCGGCTCCGGCGCGAGCACCCCGCCCTGCGCCAACGGCACTTCCTCGAGGGCCGCCCGACCGCCGCCGACGGACCCAAGGACCTCGCCTGGGTCCACCCCGAGGGCCGCGAGATGACCGTCGAGGACTGGCACGACCACGAGTTGCACACGCTGGGTGCGTTCGTCTCCGGCGACCCGCTGCGGGCCCCGGGCCCGCGCGGCGAGGTGTTGCGCGACCGCTCCTTCATGATCTGGCTGCACGCCGGTTCGGACCCGGTGCGCCTGCAGCTGCCCGACAACCCCTGGATCGAGGCTGGCGAGGTCGTGCTGTCCACGGACCCCGATCTCGTCGTCGGCGAGCAGGTCAAGGCCGGGGAGCGGATCGCGCTCGACGGGCGGTCCGTGCTGGTGCTCCGGCAGGTCTGACAGACCGTCCTCGCGCGATCGTGGCCCGGGCAGGTGCGCGTCAGGGCAATTGATCCGCGCGAGATCGGGTACGCCGCAGACATCCCCGACAAGGAGGTCACCGTGGCCGATCCCGTCCCCGCCGGAAGCGACGTCTCCGCCGGCACCTACCGATGCACCCAGTGCGGATACGAGCTCGACGTCATGTCCACCCAGCACCTGCCCCCGTGCCCCAGCTGCACGAACGGCACCTGGCAGACGGTCTCCGGGGGCGACAGCGTGGACGATCCCTACCCCGACCGCTGAGGGGGGTTCATCCGATCGCGCGCCAATCCCAAGAGCCGCCGCACCGGCTCGACACCGGTCACGACGAGGGGCTCGGGCGGGCGCACGAGGTCGTCGGGTAGCAAGAGCAGGTGCTGCTCGACGGCGCACTCCCCCGCGCGCCGCTCACGCAACGATGTCCCGTTGAGCCGGTAGCCGACCTTCTCGCTGACCCGCAGCGAGGCAGCGTTGTCGGCGAAGGCCGACGAGGTCACCTGGCGAGCGCCGAGGTGGTCGAAGGCGAAGGCGCACGCCACCTGTCGCATCCGCGTGCCGATCCCCTGGCCCTGGTGGGCTCGTCCCAGCCACGACCCGGTCGACACCGAGCCGCAGACGGCGAAGTCCCGTGCCGCGACCGCTTGGATCCCGATCACCTCGCCGCGCCACAGGACCGCCAGCTCAAGGGCCCAGGACTCCGGCGCGAACGCTGCGCGCACGCTCCACTGGTAGGTCGCGATCCGTGTGGGCAGCTCCTCGGCCGGTGCGTCGGTCCACGGCACCAGGAACGGCATCGCCTCCGGGTCGTGGATCCCCGCGGCCGCGGCCTCCCCGAGCCGAGGAAGGAGGTCGTCGGTGATGCCGACCAGGGCCAGGTCTCCACAGGTGATGTGCAGTCCCAGCGGCGGGAAGATCTCGGCCAGCTCCATGACGACAGCCTCCCGCGAGCCGGAACTTCCCGCGAACGAATTTAGACCCAAGCCTTGCGCTCGAACATACTATCGATTACAATGAATGAATGGATCCCTCCTCCATCACCGACACCGCCGGCGTGGTCGACCGCGCTGTTGTGGATCGTGAGGTCGCCGCGAGGGTGTTGCGTGAGGTCGCTGACCTGCTGGACACGCTAGCTCCGACCACGGACATTCTGCGGGCGGCGCAGACCGGGCGGGACGTGCTCGACGTGCTGCGGGTCGCCGGGATCGCGGAGCTGGTCGAGACCAACGGCTTCGAGGACGAGGGCGCTTCCACCGTCACCACGTGGGCGCGGCGGGAGCTGCGCATCGATGCCGCCGAGACCGCGCGGTTGCGGCGCACCACTCGGGTGACGTCTGTGATGAGCAAGGTCGCTACCGCGGCAGCAGCGGGTCGGTTGCGCACCGAGCACCTCAACGTGTTCGCCTTCGGCCTTAAACACATCGGGGTCGAGAAGATGCTGGCTGCCGAGGAAGCGTTGGTCGACTACGCCGTGACCCATGAGCCCGGTGGGTTGATGAGCGTGGTGCGCGAGATGCGCGCCCGACTCCATCCTGACGAGCTCGACCAAGCGTGGCTCGACGGCATGGACAAAGAAGACCTCAAACTCGTCCGCTGCGGCGACGGCTACAACGTCACCGGGTTCCTCGGCGCCACCACCGGCGCCCAGCTCAAAGCCGTCCTCGACTCACTGACCAAACCCAGGGAGGCGGGCGATGAGCGCAGTGCCTCCGAGCGTCGGTGCGCCGGACTGTCGGCGCTGCTCACCGGAATCCTCGACGCCGGTGTCCTGCCCGCCGATAAAGGCGTGCGGCCACACCTGACCGTCACCGTCCCTGCCGACGTCTTCGGTGCCGCAGCAGCCGCAGCCCAGAACGGTGCGACGCAGGGCGGTGCGGCACAGAGCCAACCTGCGCCAGCGGACACGGACCCGTTCGCGCCTGTCGCGCGACTGGAGGGGTACGGCCCGATCGGGCCCGCACTCGTCGGCTACCTCGCCTGCCTGGGACAGGTCACGGTCGTGACCACCGCCGGCGTCGCACCCGACTCCGGGGTGCTCAACGTCGGACGCACCCGCCGGGTCGCAACACTGCGGCAACGCAAGGCCGTCGAGGCCCACCAAGCCAACCGATGCGCCACACCCGCATGCGAGCTTCCGGTCGAGGAGATCCACCACCTCACCTGGTGGTCCGCCGGCGGTGCGACCGACCTGGACAACCTCATCGGACTCTGCGGGCCATGTCACCGACTGGTCCACCACGGCAAGCTCGTCATCACCGTCCCCACCAGCGCCCCGGACAGCGAGTCCCGCCTCGAGCAGCTCCTGCGCGAGTTCCTCCACCCACTCCCCGACCAGCCACCGCGCCGTACTCACGACCTGCCGCACGAACGGCCCCACGTCACACCCGGACGCAGCTACCGCTTCACCACCCGCCACGGCGACCCCGTACGCCGCCGCGCCGGCTCCGTCCTCCTCACCGACCGCAACCTCCCCCGGCGGGAGTGAGCAGGTCACCCGCGCAGCGGGTCCAGGACGTCGCGCTTGAAGCGCTCGAGCCCGTCGATCTTCTGCTCGAGGCTCGCGTCGCGACCGTGGTAGTAGTACCAGGGCTGGGTCATCACCTCGGTGACGCCGCCGACGGCGGCGCGCGCGAAGTCATCCGCCACGAGCGCGTCGTTGAGCGCGACCACGACCTCTGCGCGCGGCGCGTCCGCGTCGCGTAGGGCGGCGAGTCGACCGGCCACCGCGATCGCGTCGTCGGTCGGCATGATGTCGCTGATCCATCCGTCGTGACGCGCTGCCCGACGGATGGCGACGTCCGACAGCCCACCGACGAGGATCGGCACCTCGACCGGCGGCATCGGCCGCATCGTCAACCGCGGTGCTGGGTAGAACGGCCCCTCGCTGCTCACCCACGGCTCGGTCCACAACCGGCGTAGCAGCGCGAGCGCCTCGTCGGTGCGCTTGCCACGCGTGGAGAAGTCCGCCTCCAGGAGCTCGAACTCCTCGCGGCACCACCCCACCCCGACGCCGAGCTTCACCCGCCCGCCGCTGACCACCGCCGCGGTGCCGACCGCCTTCGCCACGACGTACGGGTTGCGCATGGCCGTCACATAGATCGATGTGAAGAACGACAACCGCTGCGTGACCGCGGCGAGGTTGCCGGCCATGACCCAGGGGTCGGGCCACTCCATCGCGGTGTCCCAGCGGCGCTCGCCCGAGGAGCTGTAGGGGTACGGCGTCTCGATGGTCTCGAGGTCGACGACGTGGTCACCCAGACACAGCGCGTCGTAGCCGAGCTCGTCGGCCGCGCGCGCGAGCGGCGCGAGCTCGGCCGTCGGCACGAACGCGGCCACCACGGCGAACCGCAGCAGCTCCGGGGCGACGGCAACGGGGGCGTCAGTCACCGCAGGAACGTATCAGGACAGCTGATCAAACAGGCTCATTCCGCCCAGGTGACGCAGCCCAGCTCAGCGGGAGCGGTGAGCCTCGCGTGCCGCGGCAGCACCCGGACGGTGTAGCCGAACGGTCCGGCGCGGTCGAGTGGAACGGTCGCGGCGTACCGGTGCCGACCGCCCTCGTAGGCCTCCGCGTGCTCCAGCGGCGCGACGACCGGGTCGGCGAGGGTGTCCTCCGTCCCCCGGACCCGCCCATGGACGACCTGCACCTCGACGTCCTCGGGGGCCAACTCCCCCAGCGAGACGTACGCCGTCACGGACAGCTGGTCGCCCACCTGGGCGACGTCGCTGACGCCGGCGGAGTCGACGTGGTCGATGCGGACGCCGTCCCACGCCGAGCGCACCCGGCTCTTCCAGCCCGCGAGCTCGACAGCACCGGCGAAGTCGTGGTTGATGTCCCTGGCCGACCGGGCCGCCGGGACGTAGAGGTCGCGGACGTAGTCGCGCAGCATCCGGGTCGCCAGCACCTTGGGGCCGAGCGACTTCAGCGTGTGCCGCACCATCTCGATCCAGCGCAGCGGCAGGCCGTCGTGGCTGGTGTCGTAGAAGCGCGGCGCGACCTCGTTCTCGATCAGCTCGTAGAGCGCCGTCGCCTCGAGGTCGTCACGCCGGTCGGGGTCCTCGACCCCATCCGCCGACGGGATCGCCCAGCCGTTCTCACCGTCGTACCACTCGTCCCACCAGCCGTCGAGGATCGAGAGGTTCAGTCCGCCATTGAGCGCAGCCTTCATCCCCGAGGTGCCGCAGGCCTCGTAGGGGCGCAGCGGGTTGTTGAGCCACACGTCGCAACCCGGGTAGAGCGGCTGCGCCATGGCGATGTCGTAGTTCGGCAGGAAGACGATCCGGTGACGGACGTCCTCGGCGTCGGCGAAGCGCACGATCTCCTGGATCAACCGCTTGCCGCCCTCGTCGGCCGGGTGGGCCTTGCCGGCGATGACCAGCTGGACGGGGCGCTCGGGGTGCAGCAGCAACGCGCGCAGCCGCTCGGGGTCGCGCAGCATCAAGGTGAGCCGCTTGTAGGAGGGCACGCGCCGGGCGAAGCCGATGGTGAGCACGTCGGGGTCGAGGACGTCGTCGACCCAGCCCAGCTCGGCCGGTGTCGCGCCTCGCTCGCTCCACGACTTGGCCAGCCGACGGCGTACGTCGTGCACGAGACGCTCGCGCAGCTGACGCTTCAGCGACCAGACGACGTCGCCGGGGACCCGGTCCACGACGTCCCAGGCGTCGGGTCCGCCCGCGTCGAGGTCGGCGCCCTCGCGGGCGACGAGCTCCAGCACCTCGCGCGCGACCCAGGTGGGCGCGTGCACGCCGTTGGTGATCGAGCCGATCGGGACCTCGGTCTCGTCGAAGGCCGGCCACAGACCGGAGAACATCCCGCGGCTGACCTCACCGTGCAGCTGCGAGACGCCGTTGGCGCGCTGGGCGAGGCGGAAGCCCATGACCGCCATGTTGAACACGCCCGGGTCGCCGCCGTCGTAGTCCTCGGCACCGAGCGCGAGAAGGCGGTCGGCGGGGACACCGGGCACGGGTCCCTCGCCGTCGGCGAAGTACTGCGCGACGAGGTCGCGGGAGAACCGGTCGATGCCGGCCGGGACCGGCGTGTGGGTGGTGAACACCGTGCCGGCACGGGCAACCTCGACGGCCGCCTCGAAGCTGAGCCCGGGTCCACTCTCGGCAACGGTCAGCTCACGGATGCGCTCCAGGCCGAGGAAGCCGGCGTGGCCCTCGTTGGTATGGAACACCTCCGGCGCCGGGGCGCCGGTGATGCGGCAGTACGCGCGCACGGCGCGGACGCCGCCGATGCCCAGCAGGATCTCCTGGCGGATGCGGTGCTCGGTCGTGCCGCCGTACAACCGGTCGGTCACCTCGCGCAGCTCAGCCGGGTTCTCCTCGAGGTCGGTGTCGAGCAGCAGCAGCGGCACGCGGCCCACCCGCGCGAGGAAGACCCGGGCGGCCAGCGTCTGGCCGCCGGCCATGCCGATCTCGATGCGCACCGGCTCCCCCGGGTCGGTCGAGCCGGTCGAGACCTCGCGCAGCAGCGTCAGCGGCAGCCCGTCGGGGTCGAGGACCGGGTAGCGCTCCTGCTGCCACCCCTCGCGCGACAGCGACTGGCGGAAGTAGCCGTGCCGGTAGAGCAGCCCGACCCCGATGAGGGGTACGCCGAGGTCGCTGGCGGTCTTGAGGTGGTCACCGGCCAGGATCCCCAGGCCCCCGGAGTACTGCGGCAGGACCGCGGTGATGCCGTACTCCGGCGAGAAGTAGGCGATGCCCTGCGGGCCGTCCTCGCCGACGGTGCGCTGGTACCAGCGCGGCGCGTCCAGGTAGTGGCGCAGGTCGGCGGCGGCCGCGTCGAGTCGCTCGAGGAACGCCGCGTCGGTGCTCAGCTCCTCCAGCCGCGCCGAGCCCACCTCGCCCAGCAGTCGGACCGGGTCGCGGCCGGTGGACTCCCACCGCTCGGGGTCGACCGCAGCGAAGACGTCCTGCGTCTCGGGGTGCCACGACCAGCGGAGGTTCCCGGCGAGCTCACCGAGCGCGGCGACCGGCTCGGGCAGGACGGGACGGACGGTGAAGCGACGGATGGCACGCACCGGAGGACCGTAACCCAGATTCGTTGGATCGGTCCAAGTCGGAGCGCCGGCCGCGTTTGCCCGCGATCGGCCCGGGCAGGATGGGCGTCATGGTCGGACGCATCCCCGTCATGGACGTGGCCCCGGTGGTCGAGCTGGGCAGGTACCCCGCGAAAGCCGCCGTCGGCGAACCCTTCACCGTCAGCGCACTGGTCTTCCGGGAGGGACACGACCAGCTCGACGCCGACGTCGTGCTGACCGGACCCGACGGCAAGGACCGGGCGCCGGTGCGGATGCAGCGCGTCGAGGGTGACGACGTCGACCGCTGGGCGGCGACGGTCGTCTGCGACGAGGTCGGTCCGTGGAGCTTCACCATCCGCGCCTGGAGCGACCCGCTGGCCACCTGGGACCACGACGCCGGCATCAAGGTCCCCGCCGGCATCGACGTCGAGCTGATGTTCACCGAGGGCGCACTCCTGCTGGACCGCGTCGCCGACAGCCTGCCCAAGCGCGGCCGCGACCGGCGTACCGTCACCGACGCCGCCAAGGCGCTGCGCGACACCACGCGCCCGCCCGGGGCCCGGCTGAGCGCCTGGGCCGACCCCGCGCTGACCGCCGTCCTGCACGCGCACCCGCTGCGCGACCTGCTCAGCACCGAGGGTCCCTACCCGCTCTTCGCCGACCGCTCCCGCGCGCTGGTCGGCTCCTGGTACGAGTTCTTCCCCCGCTCCGAGGGGGCGTACGTCGACCCGACCACCGGGAAGACGGTCAGCGGCACCTTCCGCACCGCGGCCGAGCGCCTCCACGGCGTGGCCGCGATGGGCTTCGACGTCGTCTACCTCCCCCCGATCCACCCGATCGGCAAGGTCAACCGCAAGGGCCCCAACAACACCCTCACCCCGGGCCCCGACGACGTGGGCTCGCCCTGGGCGATCGGCTCCGACGAGGGGGGCCACGACGCCATCCACCCCGACCTCGGCACGTTCGACGACTTCGACGCCTTCGTCGCGCGGGCCGGAGACCTGGGCCTCGAGATCGCCCTCGACCTCGCGCTCCAGGCAGCACCCGACCACCCCTGGGTGAAGTCCAACCCCGAGTGGTTCACCACGCGCGCCGACGGCTCGATCGCCTACGCGGAGAACCCGCCGAAGAAGTACCAGGACATCTATCCCATCAACTTCGACAACGACCCCGAGGGGATCTACGCCGAGGTGCTGCGGGTGGTGCGGCTGTGGATGGACCACGGCGTGCGCATCTTCCGCGTCGACAACCCGCACACCAAGCCGGTGGCCTTCTGGGAGCGATTGCTCGCCGAGATCCGGGGCACTGACCCCGACGTGGTCTTCTTGTCCGAGGCGTTCACGAAGCCCCCGATGATGCGCGCCCTGGGCACCGTGGGGTTCCACCAGTCCTACACCTACTTCACCTGGCGCACCGGCAAGCAGGAGCTCGGCGACTACCTCACCGAGCTGTCGCAGGAGACCGCGCACGTGCTGCGGCCGAACCTGTTCGTCAACACCCCCGACATCCTCCACGCCTCCCTGCAGTACGGCGGTCCGGCGGCGTTCAAGCTGCGCGCGGTGCTGGCCGCGACCGCGTCGCCGAGCTGGGGCGTGTACGCCGGCTACGAGCTCTTCGAGCACGTGGCGGTCCGTCCCGGCAGCGAGGAGTACCTCGACTCGGAGAAGTACCAGATCCGCATCCGCGACTGGGAGTCCGCCGAGGCCGAGGGTCGCTCCCTCGCGCCGTACCTGCGCCGCCTCAACGAGATCCGGCGTGCGCACCCGGCGCTGCAGCAGCTGCGCAACCTGCACGTCCACGGCAGTGACGACGACGCGATCCTGGTGTTCAGCAAGACCGACCTGGGTGACACCAGCGACGAGCGCGACACCGTGATCGTCGTGGTCAACGTCGACCCGCACGCGACTCGCGAGACCACCGTCCACCTCGACCTTCCGGCGCTGGGCATGGAGTGGGACGAGGGCTTCGCCGTCCATGACGAGCTCAGTGGCCAGACCTGGCACTGGAGCGCGCACAACTACGTGCGCCTCGATCCCCACCACGAGCCCGCCCACGTCCTGACGGTCAGGAGGACCCGTTGATCTCGACAAGCTCGATCGGCAAGGAAGGCTCGATCGGCAAGGAAGGCCCGGTCGGCCAGGGCGGTGGGAGTCAGGTGCTGGGCGAGGAGCCCGAGTGGTTCAAGACCGCCGTCTTCTACGAGGTCCTCGTCCGCACCTTCTACGACTCCGACGGCGACGGCGTCGGTGACTTCGTCGGGCTGACGGAGAAGCTCGACTACCTGCAGTGGCTCGGCGTCGACTGCCTGTGGGTGCCGCCGTTCTTCACCTCCCCCCTGCGTGACGGCGGCTACGACGTCGCCGACTACACGGGCGTCCTGCCGGAGGTCGGCACGATCGACGACTTCCAGGCCTTCCTCGACGCCGCTCACAGCCGCGGCATCCGCGTGATCATCGACTTCGTCATGAACCACACCAGCGACCAGCACCCGTGGTTCCAGGCCTCGCGCACCGACCCCGAGGGCGAGTACGGCGACTTCTACGTCTGGTCCGACACCGACGAGCTCTACTCCGAGGCACGGATCATCTTCGTCGACACCGAGCCGTCGAACTGGACCTGGGACCCGGTGCGCCAGCAGTACTTCTGGCACCGGTTCTTCCATCACCAGCCGGACCTGAACTTCGACAACCCCAAGGTCCACGACGCGATGCTCGAGGCGCTGTCGTTCTGGCTCGACATGGGCATCGACGGGTTCCGCCTCGACGCGGTGCCCTACCTCTACGAGCGTCCCGGCACCAACGGCGAGAACCTCCCCGAGACCCACGAGTTCCTCAAGAAGGTCCGTCGCTACGTCGACGAGCACTACCCGGGCCGGGTGCTCCTGTGCGAGGCCAACCAATGGCCGGCCGACGTCGTGGAGTACTTCGGTGACTTCGAGGTCGGCGGCGACGAGTGCCACATGGCCTTCCACTTCCCGGTGATGCCGCGCATCTTCATGGGCGTACGCCGCGAGTCGCGCTTCCCGATCTCCGAGATCATGGCGCAGACCCCGGCCATCCCCTCGGGCTGCCAGTGGGGCATCTTCCTGCGCAACCACGACGAGCTGACCCTCGAGATGGTCACCGACGAGGACCGCGACTACATGTGGGGCGAGTACGCCAAGGACCCGCGCATGAAGGCCAACATCGGCATCCGCCGGCGCCTGGCCCCGCTGCTCGACAACGACATCAACCAGATGGAGCTCTTCACCGCGCTGCTGCTGTCGCTGCCGGGCTCGCCGGTGCTCTACTACGGCGACGAGATCGGCATGGGCGACAACATCTGGCTCGGCGACCGCGACGGCGTGCGTACGCCGATGCAGTGGACGCCCGACCGCAACGCCGGATTCTCGAAGGCGACGCCCGGCAAGCTGCACCTGCCGGTCAACCAGGACCCGGTGTTCGGCTACCAGCGCGTCAACGTCGAGACCGAGCTGGACAACCCGTCCTCGCTGCTGCACTGGACCCGGCGGATGATCCACGCCCGGCGCGACCACCCGGCCTTCGGCCTCGGCGACTTCACCGACCTGGGCGGCTCGAACCCCAGCGTCCTGTCCTACATCCGTCACCACGTCGCACCCGATGGGACCGAGGACATCGTGTTGTGCGTCAACAACCTCTCGCGGTTCCCGCAGCCGGTCGAGCTGGACCTGCGCCGGTTCGAGGGGCGCGTCCCGATCGAGCTGCTCGGCGGCGTGCGCTTCCCCGCGATCGGTGAGCTGCCCTACCTCCTGACGCTCGGCGCCTACGGCTTCTACTGGTTCCGCATCCCGACCGACGACGCCCCCGACCCGACGTACGGCATCCCCGCTGGAGGGATCGACTGATGACACAGACCCCGCAACGACACACCCGTGAGGACCAGATCGGCGGCTACCTCGCCGGCGCCCGCTGGTTCGGCGGCAAGGGTCGTCCGTTCGAGGTCACCGACGTGACCCGCCTGGCCGTCCTCGAGGGTGAGCGATCGGTCGCGATCGACGTGGTCACCGTGACGTACGGCGACGGCCGCGAGGGCGCGAGCGCCGAGTGGGAGCAGTACCAGCTCCCACTGAGCCTGGTCGCCGACTCCGACCCCGCGCTCGACCACGCGTTCGTCGGATGGTGGGAGGACCCGGACCTGGGCTGGGTCCACGCCTACGACGCCGCCCACGACCGGCAGGCTTGCGCCCAGCTGCTGCAGGGGTTCGCCGACGAGCAGACCGTCGACCGCATCGGATTCCACCGGCTCCCCGGTCACGACCTCGACACCGACGTGCACTCCAGCCCGTTCACCGGCGAGCAGTCCAACACCTCGATCGCCTTCGGCGAGGACAGCCTGCTCAAGATCTTCCGCAAGCTCTCCCCCGGCCGGAACCCCGACATCGACATCCACAGGGTGCTGACCGAGGCCCAGTGCCCGCACATCGCCCACCTCTACGGCTGGATCGAGGCCACCTCGACGCGCACCGGCGAGCCCGTCCACCTGGCGATGCTCCAGCAGTTCCTGCGCACCGCGACCGACGGCTGGGACCTGGCCTGCGCGAGCGTGCGCGACCTGTTCGCCGAGGCCGACCTGCACGCCGATGAGGTCGGTGGCGACTTCGCCGCGGAGTCGGCCCGGCTCGGCGAGGCGCTGGCGGAGGTCCACGCCACGTTGGCGGCGCACTTCGAGACCGAGACGTGGGATGCCGACGAGCTCGGCCGCCTGGCCGACGCGATGGCCGAGCGCCTCGACGCGGCGGCCGCCGCCGTGCCCTACCTCACCAAGGTCGCCCCGGCGATCCACTCCGTGCTGGGTCGCGTCCGCGAGCTCGACCAGCCATTGACCGCCCACCGGGTCCACGGCGACCTGCACCTCGGTCAGACCCTGCGCACCGTCTTCGGCTGGAAGGTCGTCGACTTCGAGGGCGAGCCCGCCAAGGCACTGGCCGAGCGGGTCCTGCCCGACTCCCCCTGGCGCGACGTCGCCGGCATGCTGCGGTCGTTCGACTACGCCGCCCACGCCGTCGTCGCCGACATGGCGCCCGGCACCGAGGAGGGACGCCAGCAGCTCGAGTACCGCGCCCAGGAGTGGGCCGAGCGCAACCGGGGCACCTTCCTCGGTGCGTACGCCGCGGCGGCCGGCTTCTCCGTCCCCCTCCCCCCGGAGGCGCAGCTGCTGCTCGCCGCCTACGAGGCCGACAAGGCGGTCTACGAGGCGATCTACGAAGCCCGCAACCGGCCCACCTGGGTCGGCATCCCGATGGCGGCCCTGGAGCGGATCGCCGCGCTCGCCGAGCGGAAGGACGACGATGCCTGAGCCCGTGCAGGTCCCCCACGAGGAGCTCGAGGCGCTCGCGGCCGGTGAGCACCGCGGTCCCCATGGCGTCCTCGGCGCCCACCCGCACGACGGCGGCGTGACGATCCGTGCCCTGCGGCCGTCCGCCCACTCCGTCGCCGTGGTGCACGACGGCACGAGCGTCCCGATGGCCCATGAGCACGCCGGCGTGTGGGTCGCGACGATCGAGGCCGAGACCGTCCCCGACTACCGGCTGGAGGTCGACTACGGCTCCGGTGCGCACACCGTCGACGACCCCTACCGCTTCCTGCCCACACTCGGCGAGGTCGACCTGCACCTGGTCAACGAGGGCCGCCACGAGCAGCTGTGGACCGTGCTCGGTGCGCACGTGCGGCGCTACGACGGACCGGCCGGTCCCGTGGTCGGCACCTCCTTCGCCGTGTGGGCGCCGGCGGCGCGCGGCGTACGCGTCAAGGCGGACTTCAACGGCTGGGACGGCCGCGAGCACCCGATGCGCCAGCTCGGCACCTCCGGCGTGTGGGAGCTCTTCGTCCCCGACGTCGGGAAGGGCGCGCGCTACAAGTACGCCATCCTCGGCGCCGACGGAGTCTGGCGCGACAAGGCCGACCCGATGGCCTACGCCACCCAGGTGCCGCCGGAGACCGCCTCGGTCGTCTTCGAGTCCGAGTACACCTGGGGCGACGACGCGTGGATGACGCAGCGTGCGTCGGCCTCGCACCACGACCGCCCGATGTCGGTCTACGAGGTG
The nucleotide sequence above comes from Nocardioides massiliensis. Encoded proteins:
- a CDS encoding GNAT family N-acetyltransferase is translated as MELAEIFPPLGLHITCGDLALVGITDDLLPRLGEAAAAGIHDPEAMPFLVPWTDAPAEELPTRIATYQWSVRAAFAPESWALELAVLWRGEVIGIQAVAARDFAVCGSVSTGSWLGRAHQGQGIGTRMRQVACAFAFDHLGARQVTSSAFADNAASLRVSEKVGYRLNGTSLRERRAGECAVEQHLLLLPDDLVRPPEPLVVTGVEPVRRLLGLARDRMNPPQRSG
- a CDS encoding TIGR03619 family F420-dependent LLM class oxidoreductase; translated protein: MTDAPVAVAPELLRFAVVAAFVPTAELAPLARAADELGYDALCLGDHVVDLETIETPYPYSSSGERRWDTAMEWPDPWVMAGNLAAVTQRLSFFTSIYVTAMRNPYVVAKAVGTAAVVSGGRVKLGVGVGWCREEFELLEADFSTRGKRTDEALALLRRLWTEPWVSSEGPFYPAPRLTMRPMPPVEVPILVGGLSDVAIRRAARHDGWISDIMPTDDAIAVAGRLAALRDADAPRAEVVVALNDALVADDFARAAVGGVTEVMTQPWYYYHGRDASLEQKIDGLERFKRDVLDPLRG
- a CDS encoding HNH endonuclease signature motif containing protein, with the translated sequence MDPSSITDTAGVVDRAVVDREVAARVLREVADLLDTLAPTTDILRAAQTGRDVLDVLRVAGIAELVETNGFEDEGASTVTTWARRELRIDAAETARLRRTTRVTSVMSKVATAAAAGRLRTEHLNVFAFGLKHIGVEKMLAAEEALVDYAVTHEPGGLMSVVREMRARLHPDELDQAWLDGMDKEDLKLVRCGDGYNVTGFLGATTGAQLKAVLDSLTKPREAGDERSASERRCAGLSALLTGILDAGVLPADKGVRPHLTVTVPADVFGAAAAAAQNGATQGGAAQSQPAPADTDPFAPVARLEGYGPIGPALVGYLACLGQVTVVTTAGVAPDSGVLNVGRTRRVATLRQRKAVEAHQANRCATPACELPVEEIHHLTWWSAGGATDLDNLIGLCGPCHRLVHHGKLVITVPTSAPDSESRLEQLLREFLHPLPDQPPRRTHDLPHERPHVTPGRSYRFTTRHGDPVRRRAGSVLLTDRNLPRRE
- the glgP gene encoding alpha-glucan family phosphorylase, with translation MRAIRRFTVRPVLPEPVAALGELAGNLRWSWHPETQDVFAAVDPERWESTGRDPVRLLGEVGSARLEELSTDAAFLERLDAAAADLRHYLDAPRWYQRTVGEDGPQGIAYFSPEYGITAVLPQYSGGLGILAGDHLKTASDLGVPLIGVGLLYRHGYFRQSLSREGWQQERYPVLDPDGLPLTLLREVSTGSTDPGEPVRIEIGMAGGQTLAARVFLARVGRVPLLLLDTDLEENPAELREVTDRLYGGTTEHRIRQEILLGIGGVRAVRAYCRITGAPAPEVFHTNEGHAGFLGLERIRELTVAESGPGLSFEAAVEVARAGTVFTTHTPVPAGIDRFSRDLVAQYFADGEGPVPGVPADRLLALGAEDYDGGDPGVFNMAVMGFRLAQRANGVSQLHGEVSRGMFSGLWPAFDETEVPIGSITNGVHAPTWVAREVLELVAREGADLDAGGPDAWDVVDRVPGDVVWSLKRQLRERLVHDVRRRLAKSWSERGATPAELGWVDDVLDPDVLTIGFARRVPSYKRLTLMLRDPERLRALLLHPERPVQLVIAGKAHPADEGGKRLIQEIVRFADAEDVRHRIVFLPNYDIAMAQPLYPGCDVWLNNPLRPYEACGTSGMKAALNGGLNLSILDGWWDEWYDGENGWAIPSADGVEDPDRRDDLEATALYELIENEVAPRFYDTSHDGLPLRWIEMVRHTLKSLGPKVLATRMLRDYVRDLYVPAARSARDINHDFAGAVELAGWKSRVRSAWDGVRIDHVDSAGVSDVAQVGDQLSVTAYVSLGELAPEDVEVQVVHGRVRGTEDTLADPVVAPLEHAEAYEGGRHRYAATVPLDRAGPFGYTVRVLPRHARLTAPAELGCVTWAE
- a CDS encoding zinc ribbon-containing protein, producing the protein MADPVPAGSDVSAGTYRCTQCGYELDVMSTQHLPPCPSCTNGTWQTVSGGDSVDDPYPDR
- a CDS encoding alpha-1,4-glucan--maltose-1-phosphate maltosyltransferase, which translates into the protein MVGRIPVMDVAPVVELGRYPAKAAVGEPFTVSALVFREGHDQLDADVVLTGPDGKDRAPVRMQRVEGDDVDRWAATVVCDEVGPWSFTIRAWSDPLATWDHDAGIKVPAGIDVELMFTEGALLLDRVADSLPKRGRDRRTVTDAAKALRDTTRPPGARLSAWADPALTAVLHAHPLRDLLSTEGPYPLFADRSRALVGSWYEFFPRSEGAYVDPTTGKTVSGTFRTAAERLHGVAAMGFDVVYLPPIHPIGKVNRKGPNNTLTPGPDDVGSPWAIGSDEGGHDAIHPDLGTFDDFDAFVARAGDLGLEIALDLALQAAPDHPWVKSNPEWFTTRADGSIAYAENPPKKYQDIYPINFDNDPEGIYAEVLRVVRLWMDHGVRIFRVDNPHTKPVAFWERLLAEIRGTDPDVVFLSEAFTKPPMMRALGTVGFHQSYTYFTWRTGKQELGDYLTELSQETAHVLRPNLFVNTPDILHASLQYGGPAAFKLRAVLAATASPSWGVYAGYELFEHVAVRPGSEEYLDSEKYQIRIRDWESAEAEGRSLAPYLRRLNEIRRAHPALQQLRNLHVHGSDDDAILVFSKTDLGDTSDERDTVIVVVNVDPHATRETTVHLDLPALGMEWDEGFAVHDELSGQTWHWSAHNYVRLDPHHEPAHVLTVRRTR